In one Bacillus thuringiensis genomic region, the following are encoded:
- a CDS encoding methyl-accepting chemotaxis protein yields the protein MDEISSGATTQTTSVENGAMLLFDVTEGIQHVANSSSSINTASAHTREKAEDGGKLVGRTVNQMQSIAESVSQSDAVIQLLNNKSKQIGDILEVIQNIADQTNLLALNAAIEAARAGEHGRGFAIVADEVRKLAEQSSVSSSEISKLICEIQDDMGKTVKSMNHVNEEVQSGLVIANETKQNFAGILQSTNEIANQIKTMVETANGMSKGANEVSISVGQIAMTAQNNATSTQNVAASAEEQLASMEEIGSAAGTLSQMAEELQGLIDRFKV from the coding sequence ATGGATGAAATATCAAGTGGGGCAACGACGCAAACAACAAGCGTAGAAAATGGCGCTATGTTACTGTTTGATGTAACGGAAGGTATTCAGCATGTAGCAAATAGTTCATCATCTATTAATACGGCTTCTGCACATACTCGTGAAAAAGCAGAAGATGGTGGGAAACTAGTAGGAAGAACAGTAAACCAGATGCAGTCTATTGCAGAATCTGTGTCACAATCAGATGCAGTTATACAATTACTAAATAATAAATCAAAACAAATTGGTGATATTTTAGAAGTAATTCAAAATATTGCAGATCAAACAAACCTTCTAGCTCTAAATGCGGCGATTGAAGCAGCAAGAGCCGGTGAGCATGGAAGAGGTTTCGCAATTGTTGCAGATGAAGTGCGTAAATTGGCAGAGCAGTCTAGCGTATCTTCTAGTGAAATTAGTAAATTAATATGTGAAATACAAGATGATATGGGTAAGACAGTCAAATCTATGAATCATGTAAATGAGGAAGTTCAATCTGGACTTGTTATCGCAAATGAAACGAAGCAAAACTTTGCTGGAATTTTACAATCTACAAATGAAATAGCTAATCAAATTAAGACGATGGTTGAAACGGCTAATGGAATGTCAAAAGGGGCAAATGAAGTATCTATTTCGGTAGGACAAATTGCAATGACAGCACAAAATAATGCAACAAGCACACAAAATGTTGCGGCTTCAGCTGAAGAACAGCTAGCTTCAATGGAGGAAATTGGATCCGCAGCGGGTACGTTATCTCAAATGGCTGAAGAGTTACAAGGACTAATTGACAGATTTAAAGTTTAA
- a CDS encoding DUF3939 domain-containing protein, translating into MFRFFRTGKEEREITKDELEQAMAQFLETNANIVYTVLVNDDYTVNYDLLKPYLPAFPTNVFLITKETLEVFEHTEENLNLVKEIDVVQKAVDQYVTEKEMFPIVEGSEDRLICGMKLGPYLNRSLKRDLYISEKHYLVSSKPDRKKQKSG; encoded by the coding sequence ATGTTTCGCTTTTTCAGAACTGGAAAAGAAGAGCGGGAAATTACGAAAGATGAGTTAGAACAAGCGATGGCTCAGTTTTTAGAAACGAATGCTAATATCGTTTATACAGTATTAGTAAATGATGATTATACAGTAAATTATGATCTGTTAAAACCGTATTTACCTGCATTTCCAACAAATGTTTTTCTTATAACGAAGGAAACGCTTGAGGTATTTGAACATACAGAAGAAAATTTAAACCTAGTGAAAGAAATTGATGTCGTACAAAAAGCAGTAGATCAATACGTAACAGAAAAAGAAATGTTCCCAATTGTTGAAGGTAGCGAAGATCGCCTCATATGCGGAATGAAACTAGGACCTTACTTAAATCGTAGCTTAAAAAGAGACTTATATATTTCAGAAAAACATTATTTAGTTTCAAGTAAACCAGATAGAAAAAAACAAAAGAGCGGGTAG
- a CDS encoding flavin monoamine oxidase family protein, translated as MQKDIMYNTEMDEALKVIDKGLKKTISPKQIIVVGAGMAGLVSASLLKAAGHDVKIFEANNRVGGRIETVRMEDTGLYLDVGAMRIPYTHTLTMAYIRKFGLQVRPFINRNETDVIYVNGRKTTLKQYEKDPSILRYPVEMNEVGKTSEELLLLAVQPIINFIKKNPEKNWDVVVKDFGRYSTGQFLKYHPYQYNTYFSPVTIEMIGVLLDLEGFLERSFVETLRFLYIMQEESGFCEIMGGNDRLPKSFLPQLEENIIYNQKLMKLHQHDNGVTAFYRNEETFEYSSITGDLVIVTIPFSTMRFVEVDPFDSISHEKWKAIRELHYMPATKIGIQFKSRFWEEQGQLGGRIITDLPIRYAYYPSHGIGEKGPAMMLGSYTWSYDALLWDGLSKGDRIYYTLHNLATILGGQVYDEFISGISKSWTLDPYALGGFALFQAGQETELQPAIVKPEGRIFFAGDHTTLYHGWIQGAIESGIRVAVEVNE; from the coding sequence GTGCAGAAAGATATAATGTATAACACTGAAATGGATGAAGCGTTAAAAGTTATAGATAAAGGATTGAAGAAGACGATAAGCCCAAAACAGATTATTGTAGTGGGAGCTGGTATGGCTGGGTTAGTTTCAGCATCTTTATTAAAGGCTGCAGGACATGATGTGAAAATTTTTGAAGCAAATAACCGGGTAGGTGGCCGTATAGAAACGGTTAGAATGGAAGATACCGGATTATATTTAGATGTTGGAGCAATGAGAATTCCGTATACGCATACATTAACGATGGCATATATAAGAAAATTTGGGCTACAGGTGAGACCTTTTATTAATAGGAATGAGACGGATGTTATATACGTAAATGGACGGAAAACGACGTTAAAACAATATGAAAAAGATCCAAGTATTCTAAGATATCCTGTGGAAATGAATGAAGTTGGAAAAACGTCAGAGGAATTATTATTGTTAGCGGTACAGCCCATTATAAATTTTATAAAAAAGAACCCAGAAAAAAATTGGGACGTTGTAGTAAAGGATTTTGGAAGATACTCTACTGGACAATTTTTAAAGTATCATCCTTATCAGTATAATACTTACTTTTCGCCAGTAACAATTGAGATGATCGGTGTTCTATTAGATTTAGAAGGTTTTTTAGAGCGGTCGTTTGTAGAGACTTTACGATTTTTATACATTATGCAAGAGGAGAGCGGATTTTGTGAAATTATGGGCGGGAATGATAGATTACCAAAGTCGTTTTTACCGCAATTAGAAGAAAATATTATATATAATCAAAAATTAATGAAGTTACATCAACACGATAATGGTGTGACAGCTTTCTATCGGAACGAGGAAACTTTTGAATATAGTAGTATTACAGGAGATTTAGTTATTGTTACTATCCCGTTTTCGACAATGCGTTTTGTAGAAGTAGATCCGTTTGATTCTATATCTCATGAAAAATGGAAAGCAATTCGTGAATTACATTACATGCCTGCGACGAAAATAGGAATTCAATTTAAAAGCAGATTTTGGGAAGAACAAGGGCAATTAGGTGGCAGAATTATAACAGATTTGCCAATCCGTTATGCCTATTATCCAAGTCATGGGATTGGAGAAAAAGGACCTGCTATGATGTTAGGTAGCTATACATGGTCTTACGATGCATTGTTATGGGATGGTTTATCAAAAGGCGATCGTATTTATTACACCTTACACAATTTAGCAACGATATTAGGTGGTCAAGTCTATGATGAGTTCATATCTGGAATTTCAAAAAGCTGGACATTGGATCCGTATGCGCTTGGAGGATTTGCACTTTTTCAAGCAGGTCAAGAAACTGAGCTGCAACCAGCGATTGTCAAACCAGAGGGGAGAATATTCTTCGCTGGAGATCATACAACGCTATATCACGGATGGATTCAAGGTGCGATTGAATCTGGAATTCGTGTAGCGGTGGAAGTGAATGAGTAA
- a CDS encoding DUF3979 family protein — protein sequence MLYEDLETLFQTAPKEDRGGWKYIIQEQNDTYKIGDEILKNQMSVELYFNEYDEVKITLYKDGIPITTIQRIVISKVELDEDEEGIQFVLERMPSRMIRLQLKPYLALEMGPYWEVCDDCE from the coding sequence ATGCTATACGAGGATTTGGAGACATTATTTCAAACAGCTCCGAAAGAAGATAGAGGCGGATGGAAATATATAATCCAAGAACAAAATGATACATATAAAATTGGTGATGAAATACTGAAAAATCAAATGAGTGTCGAATTGTATTTTAATGAATACGATGAGGTGAAAATCACTTTATATAAAGATGGAATTCCGATTACGACTATACAAAGAATTGTGATTTCAAAAGTTGAATTAGACGAAGATGAAGAAGGTATTCAATTTGTTTTAGAACGCATGCCTAGTCGAATGATTCGGTTGCAGTTAAAGCCGTATTTAGCATTAGAAATGGGACCGTACTGGGAAGTATGTGATGATTGTGAATGA
- a CDS encoding DUF3896 family protein, whose amino-acid sequence MKHTYDYDATKKHLELKKQNLCKKLSNMTLSEKEREQLKREIDNYEYILNLVEMNHYERGFSR is encoded by the coding sequence ATGAAACATACTTATGACTACGATGCTACAAAAAAACATTTAGAATTAAAGAAACAAAACTTATGTAAAAAACTTAGCAATATGACACTATCTGAAAAAGAACGTGAACAACTAAAACGTGAAATTGACAACTATGAATATATTTTAAATCTAGTCGAAATGAATCATTATGAACGCGGATTTTCTCGTTAA
- a CDS encoding Dps family protein, with the protein MSTKTNVVEVLNKQVANWNVLYVKLHNYHWYVTGPHFFTLHEKFEEFYNEAGTYIDELAERILALEGKPLATMKEYLATSSVSEGTSKESAEEMVQTLVNDYSALIQELKEGMEVAGEAGDETSADMLLAIHTTLEQHVWMLSAFLK; encoded by the coding sequence ATGAGTACGAAAACAAATGTTGTTGAAGTATTAAACAAGCAGGTAGCAAACTGGAATGTGTTATATGTTAAATTACATAATTATCACTGGTATGTGACAGGGCCACACTTCTTTACATTACATGAGAAATTTGAAGAGTTTTATAATGAGGCTGGAACGTATATTGATGAGTTAGCAGAACGTATTTTAGCTTTAGAAGGTAAACCATTAGCGACAATGAAAGAATATCTCGCAACATCTAGTGTCAGTGAAGGGACAAGCAAAGAATCTGCAGAAGAAATGGTGCAAACATTAGTGAATGATTATTCTGCACTTATTCAAGAATTAAAAGAAGGTATGGAAGTTGCGGGTGAAGCTGGCGATGAAACATCAGCTGACATGCTGTTAGCAATTCATACAACATTAGAACAACATGTATGGATGCTAAGTGCATTCTTAAAATAA
- a CDS encoding alpha/beta hydrolase — MKNSMTYIQLLNETLRCYANKGSFEAYNYIMENATGVIGNEAQIYNFKYALASASGLEKEALHLMREAIIEKGFWYGNEYLISDDDLKSLHKFEEFHTMVQLCKEREALAHKTERPDVKYIYSKKEGNLLLTLHGDQENIQIVESYWKSVLTQDYTLALPQSSQIQFSDGFVWGDLERGKGELKEHYNKFIENHTVENVIIGGFSAGARVALYTILQKDIDVDGFVFMAPWLPEIEEWDELLRVLKDKHIKGYIVCGDQDEDCFESTQQFVQLLREKNIEHKYKVVPDLDHNYPINFEELLKEAIEYIGNENNK, encoded by the coding sequence ATGAAAAATAGTATGACTTACATTCAATTATTAAATGAAACGTTACGTTGTTATGCAAATAAAGGAAGTTTTGAAGCGTACAATTATATAATGGAAAATGCTACAGGTGTAATAGGGAATGAGGCGCAAATATATAATTTTAAGTATGCGCTCGCAAGTGCATCGGGACTTGAAAAAGAAGCATTACATTTAATGAGAGAGGCCATTATAGAAAAGGGATTCTGGTATGGAAATGAGTATTTAATTTCGGACGATGATTTAAAATCACTACATAAATTTGAAGAATTTCATACAATGGTTCAATTATGTAAAGAAAGAGAAGCATTAGCACATAAAACGGAAAGACCAGACGTGAAATATATATACAGCAAGAAAGAGGGAAATCTACTACTTACATTACATGGTGACCAAGAAAATATTCAAATAGTAGAGTCATATTGGAAATCAGTTTTGACACAAGATTACACGTTAGCTTTACCACAGTCTTCACAAATTCAGTTTTCAGATGGATTTGTTTGGGGTGATCTAGAGAGAGGGAAAGGGGAATTAAAAGAGCATTACAATAAGTTTATAGAAAATCATACAGTAGAAAATGTAATAATTGGTGGTTTTTCTGCAGGGGCAAGAGTAGCTTTATATACGATTTTACAAAAAGATATAGATGTAGATGGTTTTGTTTTTATGGCACCCTGGCTTCCTGAGATTGAAGAATGGGATGAGTTGCTAAGAGTGCTGAAGGATAAACATATAAAAGGATATATAGTATGCGGGGATCAAGATGAAGACTGTTTCGAATCCACGCAGCAATTCGTACAACTATTAAGAGAGAAGAATATAGAACATAAGTATAAAGTTGTGCCTGACTTAGATCATAATTATCCTATTAACTTTGAAGAGCTATTAAAAGAAGCTATTGAATATATAGGAAATGAAAACAATAAGTAG
- a CDS encoding GNAT family N-acetyltransferase, with protein sequence MNPLLFDFPSEFYTDRLFIRMPKPGDGKVVYDAIQASIQELKPWMVFAQKEQTEQEVEESIRKSHIQFLQREDLRLLVFSKETGEFIASAGLHRINWDIPQFEIGYWIDTRFSGKGYMVEAAKGITDYAFSELKANRVEIRCDSFNKKSRAIPEKLGFKLEGTLESASVAVDGNGLRDMCVFAMTRNTYEKEEL encoded by the coding sequence GTGAATCCGTTATTATTCGATTTTCCTTCTGAATTTTATACTGACAGGCTTTTTATTCGAATGCCGAAACCAGGAGATGGTAAAGTTGTATATGATGCAATTCAGGCTTCAATACAAGAACTAAAACCTTGGATGGTGTTTGCACAAAAAGAGCAAACAGAGCAAGAAGTAGAAGAAAGTATTAGAAAATCACATATTCAATTTTTGCAACGTGAAGATTTAAGATTACTAGTATTTTCGAAAGAAACAGGTGAATTTATTGCTTCAGCCGGATTACATCGTATTAATTGGGATATACCTCAATTTGAAATCGGATATTGGATTGATACAAGGTTTAGTGGAAAAGGCTATATGGTAGAGGCTGCGAAAGGTATAACGGATTACGCTTTTTCTGAATTGAAAGCAAACCGTGTAGAAATTCGTTGTGATTCTTTCAATAAGAAGAGTAGAGCGATACCTGAGAAATTAGGCTTTAAGTTAGAAGGTACGTTAGAAAGTGCGAGCGTTGCGGTAGATGGAAACGGATTAAGGGATATGTGTGTATTTGCTATGACTAGAAATACATATGAAAAAGAAGAGCTGTAA
- a CDS encoding aldo/keto reductase yields the protein MDRVQMAETLEFSRIIQGFWRLAEWNMTKQELLSFIEDCMDMGITTFDHADIYGAYTCEGLFGEALQLKPSLRENMQIITKCGIAPPSPKFPERYVAHYNTSAEHIMQSVEASLKNLHTDYIDVLLIHRPDPFMDPNEVATAFSQLKQEGKVRHFGVSNFLPSQFNMLSSYLDFPLITNQIEVSALQLEHFEKGTIDLCQEKRINPMIWSPLAGGEIFTGQSERAVRVRETVQKVATELGVSSIDTVMYAWLLAHPANMMPIVGSGKLDRVKTAALATKVNLDRQQWFTIFESSNGHPVP from the coding sequence ATGGATCGAGTTCAAATGGCTGAAACGCTAGAATTTTCTCGTATTATTCAAGGATTTTGGCGTTTAGCAGAATGGAATATGACGAAACAAGAATTACTTTCTTTCATTGAAGATTGTATGGATATGGGAATTACTACTTTTGATCACGCTGATATTTACGGCGCATATACGTGTGAAGGGTTATTTGGCGAAGCTTTACAATTAAAGCCTTCCTTACGAGAAAACATGCAAATTATTACAAAGTGTGGAATCGCTCCCCCATCACCGAAATTTCCAGAGCGATATGTTGCTCACTACAATACTAGTGCAGAGCATATTATGCAAAGTGTAGAAGCATCACTTAAAAATTTACATACAGATTATATTGACGTATTACTTATTCATCGTCCCGATCCTTTTATGGATCCAAATGAAGTGGCAACAGCATTTTCACAATTAAAACAAGAAGGGAAAGTTCGTCACTTCGGTGTATCTAACTTCTTACCTTCACAATTTAATATGTTAAGTTCGTACTTAGATTTCCCGCTTATTACGAACCAGATTGAAGTTTCTGCATTGCAGCTTGAGCATTTTGAAAAAGGGACAATTGATTTATGCCAAGAAAAACGAATCAATCCAATGATTTGGTCACCTCTTGCTGGTGGGGAGATTTTTACTGGTCAATCAGAACGCGCCGTACGTGTACGTGAAACTGTGCAAAAAGTTGCTACTGAGTTAGGTGTTTCTAGTATCGATACAGTTATGTATGCTTGGTTACTTGCTCATCCAGCTAATATGATGCCTATCGTTGGCTCTGGTAAATTAGATCGCGTAAAAACTGCCGCTCTTGCTACAAAAGTTAACTTAGACCGTCAACAATGGTTTACAATTTTCGAAAGCTCTAATGGACATCCTGTACCATAA
- a CDS encoding YkvI family membrane protein translates to MDNQQWQVAKKVAATYIGTVVGAGFATGREIVEFFTVNGLYGTIGICVSGFFFIWLGTKMMLLSSQIGAFSAQEFNKYLFGDVFGNVVNTLLLLVLFGVTSVMLSGAGAVFEEQLRLPRQLGILITVIACLIISSRGLQGVFEVNTLVVPIMMIFIIGLAITTFFHGTPSINNTIPAESWNMKWITSPITYVALNLSLAQSVLVPLASEVKDRKAIFWGGILGGAGLSLILLCSHLAILSVDQFYQYNIPMAEVIRRFNATFHFFFVLIIFGEVFTTLVGNVFGMTKQMQSITGWKNHNIIFFILLISYCFSYIGYSDLLHILYPIIGWVSIVILPIIAFKQLQKT, encoded by the coding sequence ATGGACAATCAACAATGGCAAGTAGCAAAGAAAGTAGCTGCTACTTATATCGGAACTGTCGTTGGAGCTGGATTTGCTACTGGACGAGAAATTGTTGAATTTTTCACAGTGAATGGATTATACGGGACAATTGGCATATGTGTAAGTGGATTTTTTTTTATTTGGCTCGGCACAAAGATGATGTTACTTTCATCACAAATCGGGGCATTTTCAGCGCAAGAATTTAACAAATATTTATTTGGGGATGTATTTGGGAATGTTGTAAACACATTATTATTACTCGTTTTATTCGGCGTAACGAGCGTTATGTTATCAGGGGCTGGTGCAGTATTTGAAGAGCAACTTCGCTTACCAAGACAACTCGGTATTCTCATTACAGTTATCGCTTGTCTCATTATAAGTAGCCGCGGATTACAAGGTGTTTTTGAAGTAAATACACTTGTCGTACCTATTATGATGATTTTTATTATCGGACTTGCTATTACAACCTTTTTTCACGGTACACCTTCCATTAATAACACTATTCCTGCAGAGAGTTGGAATATGAAATGGATTACTAGCCCTATTACATATGTCGCCTTAAATCTTTCTCTCGCCCAAAGTGTTCTCGTCCCATTAGCCAGTGAAGTAAAGGATCGAAAAGCCATTTTTTGGGGTGGGATTTTAGGTGGTGCTGGACTTTCTTTAATTTTATTATGCAGCCATTTAGCAATCTTATCAGTCGATCAATTTTATCAATATAACATCCCAATGGCTGAAGTCATAAGAAGATTTAATGCAACTTTTCACTTCTTCTTCGTTCTCATTATTTTCGGTGAAGTTTTCACAACTTTAGTTGGTAATGTGTTCGGGATGACAAAACAGATGCAATCTATTACCGGGTGGAAAAATCACAATATTATTTTCTTCATTTTACTAATTAGTTATTGCTTTAGTTACATCGGTTACAGTGACTTACTTCACATTCTATATCCTATCATCGGATGGGTAAGTATTGTTATACTTCCAATCATTGCGTTTAAACAACTTCAAAAAACATAA
- a CDS encoding LLM class flavin-dependent oxidoreductase: MIKLSVLDQSPISDGSTAAQAFSHTVTLAQEVEKLGFTRFWVSEHHNSVSLAGSSPEILISHIAAKTDRIRVGSGGVMLPHYSPYKVAENFRVLEALYPNRIDLGVGRAPGGMPIATRALQEGKMVSLDQYPEQIADVAMYLHDQVPENHHYANLRATPVIPTSPEMWMLGSSGESAKIAANNGASFAFAQFINGFGGPEVMRAYQEQYQPSFLGDKPNSIVAIFVICGETNEEAEKIASSLDLSILLLEQGKRTTGTPSIETAQNYSYSAYDLFRIKENRQRMIVGDPSSVKEKIINLSKAYNTDEFMIVTITHQFEHKLKSYRLLANAFNL, translated from the coding sequence ATGATCAAGTTAAGTGTATTAGACCAATCACCTATTTCAGATGGTAGCACAGCAGCCCAAGCTTTTTCACATACAGTTACGCTTGCACAAGAAGTTGAAAAACTCGGATTCACACGTTTTTGGGTATCCGAACATCATAATTCCGTAAGCTTAGCTGGTTCAAGTCCAGAAATACTTATTTCTCATATTGCCGCAAAAACGGACCGTATTAGAGTCGGTTCAGGTGGTGTTATGTTACCGCATTATAGCCCATATAAAGTTGCTGAGAATTTCCGTGTTCTAGAAGCACTGTATCCAAATCGTATCGATCTCGGTGTTGGTAGAGCCCCTGGTGGTATGCCAATAGCAACTCGCGCACTTCAAGAAGGGAAAATGGTCTCACTTGATCAATATCCAGAACAAATTGCAGACGTTGCAATGTACTTACATGATCAAGTACCAGAAAACCATCACTATGCAAACTTAAGAGCCACTCCAGTTATCCCAACATCTCCTGAAATGTGGATGCTCGGTTCTAGCGGAGAGAGCGCTAAAATTGCTGCAAACAACGGAGCTTCTTTCGCATTTGCACAATTTATTAACGGCTTCGGAGGCCCTGAAGTTATGAGGGCTTACCAAGAACAATATCAGCCTTCATTTTTAGGAGATAAGCCTAATTCAATCGTTGCCATCTTTGTTATATGCGGAGAAACAAATGAAGAAGCGGAAAAAATTGCTTCTAGTTTAGATTTATCAATCTTATTATTAGAGCAAGGAAAACGAACTACTGGTACACCTTCTATTGAAACTGCTCAAAATTATTCATACAGCGCTTATGATTTATTCCGTATAAAAGAAAATCGTCAACGTATGATTGTCGGTGATCCGTCTTCTGTAAAAGAAAAAATAATAAACTTAAGCAAAGCATACAATACTGACGAATTTATGATTGTCACGATTACTCATCAATTCGAACATAAATTAAAGTCTTATCGCTTACTAGCAAATGCTTTTAATTTATAA